The following are encoded together in the Argopecten irradians isolate NY chromosome 5, Ai_NY, whole genome shotgun sequence genome:
- the LOC138324391 gene encoding RYamide receptor-like — MNISVDNGTDIYHASSPPISDYLQTFFILLYGIIVIIAIGGNTIVCYLIYAYKRMHTIPNYFIVNLAISDIIMAIFCIPFTFVANLMLNYWPFGEVMCPIVTYLQIVAVFLSAFTIVAMSLDRYIVIVHPFKKRITARKTGFVLLGIWTLSLTIPLPTLLQSRVVYYSNTSGVCLEPWEDFTAKYAYSLIIMILHYFGPLVVLVFCYSKIGYNIWMKNIQGDVRNKRRLQLASAKQRVSTI, encoded by the coding sequence ATGAACATCAGTGTTGACAATGGAACAGATATTTATCATGCTTCTTCGCCACCCATATCAGATTATCTACAGACATTCTTCATTTTACTCTACGGCATTATTGTGATAATCGCCATTGGCGGGAACACGATCGTCTGCTACTTAATCTACGCTTATAAACGAATGCATACGATTCCAAATTACTTCATTGTCAATTTAGCCATAAGTGATATTATAATGGCGATATTCTGCATTCCGTTTACATTTGTGGCTAACCTTATGCTGAATTACTGGCCCTTCGGAGAGGTTATGTGTCCGATAGTAACGTACCTCCAGATTGTGGCCGTGTTTCTCAGTGCCTTCACAATAGTAGCCATGAGTCTTGACCGATATATCGTTATAGTGCATCCATTTAAAAAGAGGATTACAGCACGGAAGACTGGGTTTGTTTTACTTGGAATATGGACGCTGTCCCTAACCATCCCTCTGCCAACTCTTCTACAATCTAGAGTTGTATACTATTCTAACACCAGCGGAGTGTGTCTCGAACCTTGGGAGGATTTTACGGCCAAGTACGCTTATAGTCTCATTATTATGATTCTCCACTACTTCGGTCCCTTGGTGGTCCTTGTGTTTTGTTACAGTAAAATTGGATATAATATTTGGATGAAAAACATACAGGGAGATGTAAGAAATAAAAGAAGATTACAATTAGCCTCGGCGAAACAAAGGGTGagtacaatataa